Proteins encoded in a region of the Streptomyces violaceoruber genome:
- a CDS encoding LCP family protein, with product MTHAPTETSPRRSRRAPSRRRPARPPGRRRVWRWVGLSLVLLLLVVGGVGYWLYSDLNGNIKGVDINEAIGDDRPEKLPTSGQNILVLGSDSRSGDNAGLGTGKVAGARSDTAMVMHIPEGRTEAVAVSIPRDTLVTRPECRKQDGTEAAAAKRVMFNSIYSQVGPACVVKTVEQMSGIRMDHYVEIDFAGFKDLVDAIGGVTVTVDQDIHDPSSGLDLTAGTHKLNGTDSLAFVRTRHGVGDGSDLGRIGLQQQFMLALLSEIKRQDLLGSPTKTFKIADQLTAALTTDSDLASLTKLAEFGRSLNGVDPAAMETIMLPVAYDTQDRNRVVAAQPQAEQLWEALRKDADIPESAKKSPATGGGSA from the coding sequence ATGACGCACGCCCCGACGGAGACGAGCCCCCGCCGGTCCAGGCGCGCGCCCAGCCGCCGCCGGCCCGCCCGGCCACCGGGACGGCGCCGGGTCTGGCGCTGGGTCGGCCTGAGCCTCGTCCTGTTGCTCCTGGTCGTGGGGGGTGTCGGGTACTGGCTGTACAGCGACCTCAACGGCAACATCAAGGGCGTCGACATCAACGAGGCGATAGGCGACGACCGCCCGGAGAAGCTGCCCACCTCGGGCCAGAACATCCTGGTGCTCGGGTCCGACTCACGCTCCGGGGACAACGCCGGACTCGGCACCGGCAAGGTCGCCGGGGCGCGCTCGGACACCGCGATGGTGATGCACATACCCGAGGGCCGCACCGAGGCCGTGGCCGTGAGCATCCCGCGGGACACTCTGGTCACCCGTCCCGAGTGCAGGAAGCAGGACGGCACCGAGGCCGCCGCCGCGAAGCGCGTGATGTTCAACTCCATCTACTCGCAGGTCGGTCCGGCCTGCGTGGTCAAGACGGTGGAGCAGATGTCGGGCATCCGCATGGACCACTACGTGGAGATCGACTTCGCCGGCTTCAAGGACCTGGTCGACGCCATCGGGGGCGTCACGGTCACCGTCGACCAGGACATCCACGACCCGTCCAGCGGCCTCGACCTGACCGCGGGCACGCACAAGCTGAACGGCACCGACTCCCTCGCCTTCGTGCGTACCCGGCACGGCGTCGGTGACGGCAGCGACCTCGGCCGCATCGGCCTTCAGCAGCAGTTCATGCTGGCTCTGCTGAGCGAGATCAAGCGCCAGGACCTCCTCGGCAGCCCCACCAAGACCTTCAAGATCGCCGACCAGCTCACGGCGGCCCTGACCACCGACTCGGACCTGGCCTCCCTGACCAAGCTCGCCGAGTTCGGCCGCAGCCTCAACGGCGTCGATCCGGCCGCGATGGAGACCATCATGCTGCCGGTCGCCTACGACACCCAGGACCGCAACCGGGTGGTGGCGGCCCAGCCGCAGGCGGAGCAGTTGTGGGAGGCGCTCCGCAAGGACGCGGACATCCCGGAGTCGGCCAAGAAGTCTCCCGCCACGGGCGGCGGCTCCGCCTGA
- a CDS encoding PIN domain-containing protein encodes MEDNTPLLVVVDAANVVGSVPDGWWRDRRGAAERLRDRLAADGVPGRAGPVDIVLVVEGAARGVESVPGVRVESAPGSGDDHMVGLVARAADDRPVLVVTADRELRRRVTGLGAEVAGPRTVRPV; translated from the coding sequence ATGGAAGACAACACGCCCCTGCTCGTGGTCGTCGACGCCGCGAACGTCGTCGGCTCGGTGCCCGACGGCTGGTGGCGGGACCGGCGCGGGGCCGCCGAGCGGCTGCGGGACCGGCTGGCGGCGGACGGGGTGCCGGGGCGGGCCGGGCCGGTGGACATCGTGCTCGTCGTCGAGGGCGCGGCCCGCGGGGTGGAGTCCGTGCCCGGCGTACGGGTCGAGTCGGCGCCCGGCAGCGGGGACGACCACATGGTCGGCCTGGTCGCGCGGGCGGCGGACGACCGCCCCGTGCTGGTCGTGACGGCCGACCGCGAACTGCGCCGCCGGGTGACCGGGCTGGGCGCGGAGGTGGCGGGGCCCCGGACGGTGCGGCCCGTGTGA
- a CDS encoding amino acid permease, which yields MSNTLFRTKKIEQSIRDTEEPEHALKKSLSALDLTVFGIGVVIGTGIFVLTGTVAKDNAGPATALAFVVAGVVCALAALCYAEFASSVPVAGSAYTFSYASLGELPAWIIGWDLVLEFALGTAVVAVGWSGYIRSLMDNAGWHMPAELGGRDGAEGFGFDILAAALVLVLTAVLVLGMKLSARITSLVVAIKVAVVLIVIIAGAFFVKSANYDPFIPKSQPVEAGGGLHSPLIQLMFGWAPSNFGVMGIFTAASVVFFAFIGFDIVATAAEETRNPQRDMPRGILGSLIICTLLYVGVSIVVTGMQHYTKLSVDAPLADAFKATGHPFFSGVISFGAAVGLTTVCMILLLGQSRVFFAMSRDGLLPRFFSHVHPKFRTPYRPTILLGVIIAIVAGFTSLSELAELVNIGTLFAFVVVAISVIILRRTRPDLPRAFRTPLVPLLPIVSVAASLWLMLNLPAETWVRFAIWMAIGFVVYFLYGRTHSRLARGEEAPADPAEPSGT from the coding sequence GTGAGCAACACCCTGTTCAGGACGAAGAAGATCGAGCAGTCCATCCGTGACACGGAGGAACCGGAGCACGCGCTCAAGAAATCCCTGTCGGCGCTGGACCTGACCGTCTTCGGTATCGGCGTCGTCATCGGCACCGGCATCTTCGTACTGACCGGCACCGTCGCCAAGGACAACGCCGGGCCCGCCACGGCCCTGGCGTTCGTGGTCGCCGGCGTCGTCTGCGCGCTCGCCGCGCTGTGCTACGCCGAGTTCGCCTCCAGCGTCCCGGTGGCCGGCTCCGCGTACACCTTCTCCTACGCCTCCCTGGGCGAACTGCCCGCCTGGATCATCGGCTGGGACCTGGTCCTGGAGTTCGCGCTGGGCACGGCGGTGGTGGCCGTCGGCTGGTCGGGCTACATCCGCTCGCTGATGGACAACGCGGGCTGGCACATGCCCGCGGAGCTGGGCGGCCGGGACGGCGCGGAGGGCTTCGGCTTCGACATCCTCGCCGCCGCCCTGGTGCTGGTGCTCACCGCCGTCCTCGTGCTCGGCATGAAACTGTCGGCGCGGATCACCTCGCTCGTCGTCGCCATCAAGGTGGCCGTCGTCCTCATCGTGATCATCGCGGGCGCCTTCTTCGTCAAGAGCGCCAACTACGACCCCTTCATCCCCAAGTCGCAGCCCGTCGAGGCGGGCGGGGGACTGCACTCACCACTGATCCAGCTGATGTTCGGCTGGGCCCCGTCCAACTTCGGCGTGATGGGCATCTTCACGGCCGCCTCGGTCGTCTTCTTCGCCTTCATCGGCTTCGACATCGTCGCCACCGCCGCCGAGGAGACCAGGAACCCGCAGCGCGACATGCCCCGCGGCATCCTCGGCTCCCTGATCATCTGCACCCTCCTGTACGTCGGCGTCTCGATCGTCGTCACCGGCATGCAGCACTACACCAAGCTCTCCGTGGACGCCCCGCTCGCCGACGCCTTCAAAGCCACGGGGCATCCCTTCTTCTCCGGGGTGATCAGCTTCGGCGCGGCCGTCGGCCTGACCACGGTCTGCATGATCCTGCTGCTGGGCCAGAGCCGGGTGTTCTTCGCGATGAGCCGCGACGGCCTGCTGCCGCGCTTCTTCTCCCACGTCCACCCGAAGTTCCGCACCCCTTACCGGCCGACCATCCTGCTCGGCGTGATCATCGCGATCGTCGCCGGGTTCACCAGCCTCAGCGAGCTGGCCGAGCTGGTGAACATCGGCACGCTCTTCGCCTTCGTCGTCGTCGCGATCAGCGTGATCATCCTGCGCAGGACCCGGCCCGACCTGCCCCGCGCCTTCCGCACCCCGCTGGTCCCGCTGCTGCCCATCGTGTCCGTGGCGGCCTCGCTGTGGCTGATGCTGAACCTGCCCGCCGAGACCTGGGTCCGGTTCGCGATCTGGATGGCGATCGGCTTCGTCGTGTACTTCCTCTACGGCCGCACCCACAGCCGCCTGGCCCGCGGCGAGGAGGCACCGGCCGACCCGGCCGAGCCGTCCGGCACGTAG
- the dxs gene encoding 1-deoxy-D-xylulose-5-phosphate synthase, translating to MPLLTRITGPRDLDRLSLEELTQLAEEIRTFLVDAVSKTGGHLGPNLGVVELTLALHRVFESPKDKVLWDTGHQSYVHKLLTGRQDFSKLKMKGGLSGYPSQGESEHDVIENSHASTVLGWADGIAKANQVMERDDHVVAVIGDGALTGGMAWEALNNIAAAKDRPLVIVVNDNERSYAPTIGGLANHLATLRTTDGYERFLARTKEVLERTPVVGRPLYDTLHGAKKGLKDFIAPQGMFEDLGLKYVGPIDGHDLEALESALTRAKRFGGPVIVHCLTEKGRGYQPALQDEADRFHAVGKIHPDTGLPISTSGADWTSVFGDEMLKLGKEREDVVAITAAMLQPVGLDKFAKAFPDRVYDVGIAEQHGAVSAAGLAHGGVHPVFAVYATFLNRAFDQVLMDVALHKCGVTFVLDRAGVTGTDGASHNGMWDMSILQVVPGLRLAAPRDADQVRAQLREAVAVDDAPTVVRFSKGAVGPAVPAVGRVGGMDVLRAPGTGTPDVLLVSVGALAPMCLEVADLLNKQGISTTVVDPRWVKPVDEAMAPLAERHRVVVTVEDNSRVGGVGSAVAQALRDAGVDVPLRDFGIPPRFLDHASRAEVLAEIGLTAPDIARQVTGLVARLDGRYDRAGAEVDQVEAARD from the coding sequence GTGCCGCTGCTGACCCGCATCACGGGACCGCGCGATCTGGACCGGCTCAGCCTGGAAGAGCTGACTCAGCTGGCCGAGGAGATCCGTACCTTCCTCGTCGACGCCGTGTCCAAGACCGGCGGCCACCTCGGCCCCAACCTCGGCGTGGTGGAACTCACCCTCGCCCTGCACCGGGTCTTCGAATCGCCGAAGGACAAGGTGCTCTGGGACACGGGCCACCAGTCCTACGTGCACAAGCTGCTCACCGGCCGCCAGGACTTCTCGAAACTGAAGATGAAGGGCGGCCTGTCCGGCTACCCCTCGCAGGGAGAGTCCGAGCACGACGTCATCGAGAACAGCCACGCCTCCACGGTGCTCGGCTGGGCCGACGGCATCGCCAAGGCCAACCAGGTCATGGAGCGCGACGACCACGTCGTCGCCGTCATCGGCGACGGCGCCCTGACCGGCGGCATGGCCTGGGAGGCGCTGAACAACATCGCCGCCGCCAAGGACCGCCCCCTGGTCATCGTCGTCAACGACAACGAGCGCTCCTACGCTCCCACCATCGGCGGCCTCGCCAACCACCTGGCGACCCTGCGCACCACCGACGGCTACGAGCGCTTCCTGGCCCGCACCAAGGAGGTCCTGGAGCGCACCCCGGTCGTCGGGCGGCCCCTCTACGACACCCTGCACGGCGCCAAGAAGGGCCTGAAGGACTTCATCGCCCCGCAGGGCATGTTCGAGGACCTCGGCCTCAAGTACGTCGGCCCCATCGACGGCCACGACCTGGAGGCCCTGGAGTCCGCCCTCACCCGGGCCAAGCGCTTCGGCGGCCCGGTCATCGTGCACTGCCTCACCGAGAAGGGCCGCGGCTACCAGCCCGCCCTCCAGGACGAGGCGGACCGCTTCCACGCCGTCGGCAAGATCCACCCCGACACCGGCCTGCCCATCTCCACCTCCGGCGCCGACTGGACGTCCGTCTTCGGCGACGAGATGCTCAAGCTCGGCAAGGAGCGCGAGGACGTGGTCGCCATCACGGCCGCCATGCTCCAGCCGGTCGGCCTCGACAAGTTCGCCAAGGCCTTCCCCGACCGCGTCTACGACGTCGGCATCGCCGAGCAGCACGGCGCGGTCTCCGCGGCCGGCCTCGCGCACGGCGGCGTCCACCCGGTCTTCGCCGTGTACGCCACCTTCCTCAACCGCGCCTTCGACCAGGTCCTGATGGACGTGGCCCTGCACAAGTGCGGCGTCACCTTCGTGCTGGACCGCGCCGGCGTCACCGGCACCGACGGCGCCTCCCACAACGGCATGTGGGACATGTCGATCCTCCAGGTCGTCCCCGGCCTCAGGCTCGCCGCCCCGCGCGACGCCGACCAGGTCCGCGCCCAGCTGCGCGAGGCCGTCGCGGTGGACGACGCGCCGACCGTGGTCCGCTTCTCCAAGGGCGCCGTCGGCCCCGCCGTCCCCGCCGTCGGCCGCGTCGGCGGGATGGACGTCCTGCGCGCCCCCGGCACCGGGACCCCCGACGTCCTCCTGGTCTCGGTCGGCGCCCTCGCGCCGATGTGCCTGGAGGTGGCCGACCTGCTGAACAAGCAGGGCATCTCCACCACCGTGGTCGACCCGCGCTGGGTCAAGCCCGTCGACGAGGCCATGGCCCCGCTCGCCGAGCGCCACCGCGTGGTCGTCACCGTCGAGGACAACTCCCGCGTCGGCGGCGTCGGCTCCGCCGTCGCCCAGGCCCTGCGCGACGCCGGCGTCGACGTACCGCTGCGCGACTTCGGCATCCCGCCGCGCTTCCTCGACCACGCCTCCCGCGCGGAGGTGCTGGCCGAGATCGGGCTCACCGCGCCCGACATCGCGCGCCAGGTCACCGGACTGGTCGCCAGGCTGGACGGCCGGTACGACCGGGCCGGCGCCGAGGTGGACCAGGTGGAGGCCGCGCGCGACTGA
- a CDS encoding glycosyl hydrolase family 18 protein yields MRRMRSIRAALTAAATTVAAVGLALSGTVPAQAATPLPDRVFAPYFEAWTGESPAALAAQSGAKHLTMAFLQTATPGSCTPYWNGDTSMPIAQSTFGADFDTIQANGGDVIPSFGGYTADTTGTEIADSCTDVQQIAAAYEKVITTYDVSRLDMDIEIDALDNTAGIDRRNKAIKLVQDWAAANGRDLEISYTLPTTTRGLASNGVALLENAVKNGTKVDVVNLMTFDYYDNQQHDMARDTQTATQGLHDVLARLHPGKSSADLWHMIGVIEMIGVDDFGPAETFTLDNARTVYDWALDQGINTLSFWALQRDNGSCAGGGAADNCSGIQQNTWDFSHVFAPFTSGSTAPENDFSLSATPASGTVTAGASATTTVKTAVKSGTAQTVQLGASGVPAGVTASFSPASVTAGGQSTLTLATTGQAVSGTYSITVTGTGPSGSHSTSYALTVTGGNGNQCTAAPWNSGAIYTGGQQVSHEGHTWKAKWWTTGEEPGTTGQWGVWQDLGAC; encoded by the coding sequence ATGAGACGCATGCGTTCCATCCGGGCGGCCCTCACCGCGGCCGCCACCACCGTGGCCGCGGTGGGCCTCGCCCTGTCCGGCACCGTCCCGGCCCAGGCGGCGACCCCGCTGCCGGACCGGGTCTTCGCGCCGTACTTCGAGGCCTGGACCGGCGAGAGCCCGGCCGCGCTGGCCGCCCAGTCGGGCGCCAAGCACCTCACCATGGCCTTCCTCCAGACGGCGACCCCGGGTTCCTGCACGCCGTACTGGAACGGCGACACGTCGATGCCGATCGCGCAGTCCACCTTCGGCGCCGACTTCGACACCATCCAGGCGAACGGCGGCGATGTCATCCCCTCGTTCGGCGGCTACACGGCCGACACCACCGGCACCGAGATCGCCGACAGCTGCACCGACGTCCAGCAGATCGCCGCGGCCTACGAGAAGGTCATCACGACCTACGACGTCTCCCGGCTCGACATGGACATCGAGATCGACGCGCTGGACAACACCGCGGGCATCGACCGCCGCAACAAGGCCATCAAGCTGGTCCAGGACTGGGCCGCAGCCAACGGCCGCGACCTCGAGATCTCCTACACCCTGCCCACCACCACCCGCGGCCTGGCGAGCAACGGCGTCGCGCTGCTCGAGAACGCCGTCAAGAACGGCACGAAGGTCGACGTCGTCAACCTGATGACGTTCGACTACTACGACAACCAGCAGCACGACATGGCCCGGGACACGCAAACCGCGACCCAGGGCCTGCACGACGTGCTGGCCCGGCTCCACCCGGGCAAGTCCTCGGCCGACCTCTGGCACATGATCGGCGTCATCGAGATGATCGGCGTCGACGACTTCGGACCGGCGGAGACCTTCACCCTGGACAACGCCCGCACGGTCTACGACTGGGCCCTGGACCAGGGCATCAACACGCTCTCCTTCTGGGCGCTCCAGCGGGACAACGGGAGCTGCGCGGGCGGCGGCGCGGCCGACAACTGCTCCGGCATCCAGCAGAACACCTGGGACTTCTCGCACGTCTTCGCGCCGTTCACCAGTGGCAGCACCGCCCCGGAGAACGACTTCTCCCTCTCCGCCACCCCGGCCTCCGGCACGGTGACCGCGGGCGCCTCGGCCACCACCACGGTGAAGACCGCGGTGAAGTCGGGTACGGCTCAGACGGTGCAGCTCGGGGCGAGCGGGGTCCCGGCGGGCGTCACCGCGTCGTTCAGCCCCGCCTCGGTCACGGCGGGCGGGCAGTCGACGCTCACCCTCGCCACCACCGGCCAGGCGGTCTCGGGGACGTACTCCATCACCGTCACGGGCACCGGCCCGTCCGGCAGCCACAGCACCAGCTACGCGCTGACCGTCACCGGCGGCAACGGCAACCAGTGCACGGCCGCCCCGTGGAACTCGGGCGCGATCTACACCGGCGGGCAGCAGGTCTCCCACGAGGGGCACACCTGGAAGGCCAAGTGGTGGACGACCGGCGAGGAGCCCGGGACCACCGGCCAGTGGGGCGTCTGGCAGGACCTCGGCGCCTGCTGA
- a CDS encoding sugar ABC transporter permease, which translates to MSIDKTSTPAEDHAVENPAAAAGAAAAVDPRLLVREQGFAGYLSEFKRKMKAGDLGSIPVVVGLLIIWAIFTSLNSNFLTAGNFSDMSVAMVGTGMIAVGIVFVLLLGEIDLSVGSVSGVAGATFAVLSVTHGMNEWLALLLSVLTGTVAGAIHGFVFARIGVPAFAVTLAGLLFWQGFMLQILGSNGTINLDSEGIVVKMTSYYFSDVAAAYGLAVVVTAGYFLSAFFDSRRREAAGVPSRPLNEIIVRTVLLAILAFVVAIVFNQYKGLPLAVVIFLAFLLLTDFVLRRTAYGRKIFALGGSVEASRRAGINVELIRISVFAIAGGFAAIGGLFVASKIAAANQGAGTGEFLMNVIAAAVIGGTSLFGGRGRTWDALLGVMVIVSIQYGLALEGIASPVQYMITGGVLLATVVIDAITRKTQKTAGRA; encoded by the coding sequence GTGAGCATCGACAAGACCTCCACCCCGGCCGAGGACCACGCGGTGGAGAACCCCGCCGCGGCCGCCGGCGCCGCCGCCGCGGTCGACCCGCGGCTGCTGGTGCGCGAGCAGGGCTTCGCGGGCTATCTGAGCGAGTTCAAGCGGAAGATGAAGGCCGGTGACCTCGGGTCCATCCCGGTCGTCGTCGGTCTGCTGATCATCTGGGCCATCTTCACCAGCCTGAACTCCAACTTCCTCACCGCCGGCAACTTCTCCGACATGTCGGTCGCCATGGTCGGCACCGGCATGATCGCCGTCGGTATCGTCTTCGTCCTGCTGCTCGGCGAGATCGACCTGTCGGTCGGCTCGGTCAGCGGTGTCGCGGGCGCCACCTTCGCGGTGCTGAGCGTCACGCACGGGATGAACGAGTGGCTCGCCCTGCTGCTGTCCGTCCTCACCGGCACCGTGGCCGGTGCCATCCACGGCTTCGTCTTCGCCCGCATCGGCGTGCCGGCCTTCGCCGTGACGCTGGCCGGACTGCTGTTCTGGCAGGGCTTCATGCTGCAGATCCTGGGCAGCAACGGCACGATCAACCTCGACTCCGAGGGCATCGTCGTCAAGATGACCAGCTACTACTTCAGCGACGTGGCCGCCGCCTACGGCCTGGCGGTCGTCGTGACCGCGGGGTACTTCCTCAGCGCGTTCTTCGACAGCCGGCGCCGCGAGGCCGCCGGGGTGCCCTCGCGGCCGCTGAACGAGATCATCGTGCGCACGGTGCTGCTGGCGATCCTGGCGTTCGTCGTGGCGATCGTCTTCAACCAGTACAAGGGCCTGCCGCTGGCCGTGGTGATCTTCCTGGCGTTCCTGCTGCTCACGGACTTCGTCCTGCGCCGCACCGCCTACGGTCGCAAGATCTTCGCCCTCGGTGGCAGCGTCGAGGCGTCCCGCCGCGCCGGCATCAACGTGGAGCTGATCCGGATCTCGGTCTTCGCGATCGCCGGCGGCTTCGCCGCGATAGGCGGCCTCTTCGTGGCCTCGAAGATCGCCGCCGCCAACCAGGGCGCGGGCACCGGTGAGTTCCTGATGAACGTCATCGCCGCGGCCGTGATCGGCGGCACGTCCCTCTTCGGCGGCCGCGGCCGCACCTGGGACGCGCTGCTCGGTGTCATGGTCATCGTCTCGATCCAGTACGGCCTCGCCCTGGAGGGCATCGCCTCGCCGGTCCAGTACATGATCACCGGTGGCGTGCTGCTGGCGACCGTCGTCATCGACGCGATCACCCGCAAGACGCAGAAGACGGCCGGCCGCGCGTAG
- a CDS encoding ATP-binding cassette domain-containing protein, whose translation MVHVSATPVLALRGVSKRFGAVQALTDVELEVHAGEVVALVGDNGAGKSTLVKTIAGVHPIDEGAIEWDGRSVSINRPHDAQSLGIATVYQDLALCDNIDVVGNLYLGREIRRRGVLDEVEMERRSRELLDTLSIRIPSVRIPIASLSGGQRQVVAIARSMLGEPKLVILDEPTAALGVEQTAQVLDLVERLRERGHAVILISHNMADVKAVADKVAVLRLGRNNGVFEVKSTSQEEIISAITGATENAVTRRAARTNGEIKK comes from the coding sequence ATGGTTCACGTGTCCGCTACGCCCGTGCTGGCGTTGCGCGGGGTCTCCAAGCGATTCGGTGCCGTCCAGGCGCTCACCGACGTAGAGCTTGAGGTCCACGCCGGTGAGGTGGTCGCCCTGGTGGGCGACAACGGCGCCGGAAAGTCCACGCTGGTCAAGACGATCGCCGGCGTGCACCCCATCGATGAGGGCGCCATCGAGTGGGACGGCAGGTCCGTCTCGATCAACAGGCCGCACGACGCCCAGAGTCTCGGCATCGCGACCGTCTACCAGGACCTCGCGCTGTGCGACAACATCGACGTCGTCGGCAACCTCTACCTGGGCCGGGAGATCCGCCGTCGCGGCGTCCTGGACGAGGTGGAGATGGAGCGCCGCTCCCGCGAGCTCCTCGACACGCTGTCCATCCGCATCCCGAGCGTCCGCATCCCGATCGCCTCGCTCTCCGGCGGCCAGCGCCAGGTGGTGGCGATCGCCCGGTCCATGCTCGGCGAGCCCAAGCTGGTCATCCTCGACGAGCCCACCGCCGCCCTCGGCGTCGAGCAGACCGCGCAGGTCCTCGACCTCGTGGAGCGGCTGCGCGAGCGCGGCCACGCCGTCATCCTCATCAGCCACAACATGGCTGACGTCAAGGCGGTCGCCGACAAGGTCGCCGTCCTGCGCCTCGGGCGCAACAACGGCGTCTTCGAGGTCAAGTCGACCTCGCAGGAAGAGATCATCTCCGCCATCACGGGCGCCACGGAGAACGCCGTGACCCGTCGTGCGGCGCGCACCAATGGGGAGATCAAGAAGTGA
- a CDS encoding ABC transporter substrate-binding protein, with product MRRAAVAVATTAMAVSLAACGSAKESDGGSDSSDSAAKKGDDIKVGLLLPENQTARYEKFDKPMIEKKVKELTNNKGEVVYANAKQDASLQNQQVDTMVTNKVDVMIIDAVDYKAIAGSVKKAHDAGIKVVAFDRLAEGPIDAYTSFDNVTVGKTQGEALLKALGDKAKDSQIVMMNGSSTDPNAAQFKEGAHSVLDGKVKIGREYDTKEWKPENANANMEAAISALGKDKIDGVYSANDGMAGGSITALKRAGIADIPVTGQDAELAGVQRIVTGEQYMSVFKSYPKEAETAAEMAVALAKGESLDSIANDKVDSATTKGVPAVIVPVVSLTKDNIKETVIKDGFYTIDEICTDKYKAACDKIGLK from the coding sequence ATGCGTCGTGCCGCCGTTGCCGTTGCCACCACCGCGATGGCCGTCTCGCTCGCCGCCTGTGGCAGCGCCAAGGAGTCCGACGGCGGCAGCGACTCGTCCGACTCGGCGGCGAAGAAGGGCGACGACATCAAGGTCGGTCTGCTCCTTCCCGAGAACCAGACCGCGCGGTACGAGAAGTTCGACAAGCCCATGATCGAGAAGAAGGTCAAGGAGCTCACGAACAACAAGGGCGAGGTCGTCTACGCCAACGCCAAGCAGGACGCCAGCCTGCAGAACCAGCAGGTCGACACGATGGTCACCAACAAGGTCGACGTGATGATCATCGACGCGGTGGACTACAAGGCCATCGCGGGCTCGGTGAAGAAGGCCCACGACGCCGGTATCAAGGTCGTCGCCTTCGACCGCCTGGCCGAGGGCCCGATCGACGCCTACACCTCGTTCGACAACGTCACCGTCGGCAAGACGCAGGGCGAGGCGCTCCTGAAGGCGCTGGGCGACAAGGCCAAGGACAGCCAGATCGTCATGATGAACGGGTCCTCCACCGACCCGAACGCCGCCCAGTTCAAGGAGGGCGCCCACTCCGTCCTCGACGGCAAGGTGAAGATCGGCCGCGAGTACGACACCAAGGAGTGGAAGCCGGAGAACGCCAACGCCAACATGGAAGCGGCGATCTCCGCGCTCGGCAAGGACAAGATCGACGGCGTCTACTCCGCCAACGACGGCATGGCGGGCGGTTCCATCACCGCCCTGAAGCGGGCCGGCATCGCGGACATCCCGGTCACCGGCCAGGACGCCGAACTCGCGGGCGTGCAGCGCATCGTCACCGGTGAGCAGTACATGAGCGTCTTCAAGTCCTACCCGAAGGAGGCCGAGACCGCGGCCGAGATGGCCGTCGCGCTGGCGAAGGGCGAGTCGCTCGACTCCATCGCCAACGACAAGGTCGACAGCGCCACCACCAAGGGCGTCCCCGCGGTCATCGTCCCGGTCGTCTCGCTGACCAAGGACAACATCAAGGAGACCGTCATCAAGGACGGCTTCTACACGATCGACGAGATCTGCACGGACAAGTACAAGGCCGCCTGCGACAAGATCGGCCTCAAGTAA
- a CDS encoding ROK family transcriptional regulator, which yields METPGSQSSLHRANLERVVRAVRLAGSLTQAEIARTTGLSAATVSNIVRELKDGGTVEVTPTSAGGRRARSVSLSGDAGIVIGVDFGHTHLRVAVGNLAHQVLAEESEPLDVDASSDQGFDRAEQLVSRLIEATGVDRAKIAGVGLGVPGPIDVESGTLGSTAILPGWGGIRPAEELRGRLGVPVHVDNDANLGALGELVWGGGRGVRDLAYIKVASGVGAGLVINGKIYRGPGGTAGEIGHITLDEAGPVCRCGNRGCLETFAAARYVLPLLQPSHGTDLTMEGVVRLARDGDPGCRRVIADVGRHIGSGVANLCNLLNPSRVVLGGDLAEAGELVLGPIRESVGRYAIPSAARQLSVLPGALGGRAEVLGALALALSEMGDSTLLDGSATGALPAATPAFT from the coding sequence ATGGAGACTCCCGGGTCGCAGTCGTCGCTGCACCGCGCCAACCTGGAACGGGTCGTACGGGCGGTACGGCTCGCCGGTTCGCTCACGCAGGCGGAGATCGCGAGGACGACGGGCCTGTCCGCGGCGACGGTCTCGAACATCGTCCGGGAACTGAAGGACGGCGGGACGGTCGAGGTCACGCCCACCTCGGCGGGCGGCCGCCGGGCCCGCAGCGTCTCGCTGAGCGGGGACGCCGGCATCGTCATCGGCGTGGACTTCGGCCACACCCACCTGCGCGTCGCGGTCGGCAACCTCGCCCACCAGGTGCTCGCCGAGGAGTCCGAGCCGCTGGACGTGGACGCCTCCTCGGACCAGGGCTTCGACCGGGCGGAACAGCTGGTCAGCCGCCTGATCGAGGCCACCGGCGTGGACCGCGCCAAGATCGCCGGGGTGGGCCTGGGCGTGCCGGGCCCGATCGACGTGGAGTCCGGGACGCTGGGCTCGACCGCCATCCTGCCCGGCTGGGGCGGCATCCGGCCCGCCGAGGAGCTGCGGGGGCGGCTCGGCGTGCCGGTGCACGTGGACAACGACGCCAACCTCGGCGCCCTGGGCGAGCTGGTCTGGGGCGGCGGCCGGGGGGTGCGGGACCTGGCGTACATCAAGGTCGCCAGCGGTGTCGGCGCCGGGCTGGTGATCAACGGGAAGATCTATCGCGGCCCCGGCGGCACGGCGGGCGAAATCGGGCACATCACCCTGGACGAGGCCGGTCCCGTCTGCCGGTGCGGAAACCGGGGTTGCCTGGAGACCTTCGCCGCAGCACGCTATGTGCTTCCGCTCCTCCAGCCCAGCCACGGCACCGATCTGACGATGGAGGGCGTCGTGCGGCTGGCCCGGGACGGTGACCCCGGTTGCCGTCGGGTGATCGCCGACGTCGGCCGCCACATCGGCAGTGGAGTCGCCAACCTCTGCAACCTGCTCAACCCGAGCCGCGTCGTCCTCGGCGGCGATCTCGCCGAGGCCGGCGAGCTGGTGCTCGGGCCGATAAGAGAGTCCGTCGGGCGCTACGCCATCCCCAGCGCGGCGCGGCAGCTCTCCGTGCTTCCCGGGGCCCTCGGCGGCCGTGCGGAGGTGCTGGGAGCCCTCGCTCTCGCCCTCAGCGAGATGGGCGATTCGACGCTCTTGGACGGGTCTGCGACCGGCGCTCTGCCGGCGGCCACGCCTGCCTTCACTTAG